TCGTCACCGGCACCCCCGACCAGGTCGCCGACACCATCCAGGAGTGGGCGGAGTCGGGAGCCGCCGACGGCTTCAACGTGATGCCGCCGTGGCTGCCGGGAGGCATCGAGGTCTTCATCGACGAGGTCGTGCCGATCCTGCGTGCACGCGGGCTGTTCCGCGAGGAGTACACAGGAAGCACCCTCCGCGAGCACCTCGGCCTCGAACGACCCGCCAGCCAGTACGCACCCACCTTCAACGAGAGGACCGCATGAGCTTCGACCACTACCGCCCCCTGGGGCGGACCGGCGTCCAGGTCAGTCCACTGACCCTCGGCGCGATGATGTTCGGCGCGTGGGGCAACCCCGACCACGACGAGTCGATCGCGATCATCCACCGTGCGCTCGACGCCGGCATCAACGTCATCGACACCGCCGACGTCTATGCCCGCGGTGAGTCGGAGGAGATCGTCGGCAAGGCGCTGAAGGCCCGCACGGGCAGCCGCGACGACGTCTTCCTCGCCACCAAGTTCCACGGCACCATGCACGACGAGGACCCCAACCAGGCCGGCAACTCGCGCCGCTGGATCATCCGCGAGGTCGAGCACTCGCTGCGACGCCTGCAGGTCGACCACATCGACCTCTACCAGGTGCACCGGCCGCGGCCCGAGGTCGACATCGACGAGACCCTCGGTGCCCTGACCGACCTCGTCCGCCAGGGCAAGGTGCGCTACATCGGCACCTCGACGTTCCTGCCCTCCCAGGTCGTGGAGGCGCAGTGGGTGGCGGAGAGGCGCAACCGGGAGCGCCCTGTCACCGAGCAGCCGCCGTACTCGATCCTCGCCCGCGAGGTCGAGCGCGACATCCTGCCGACCGCACAGAAGTACGGCCTCGGCGTGCTCCCCTGGAGCCCGCTCGCGGGCGGCTGGCTCTCGGGTCGCTACCGCCGCGGCGAGGACCCGGCGGTGACGTCGAGCCGGCTGCGCCGCCAGCCCGCGCGCCACGACCCGTCCTCGCCGGAGAACAAGGTCAAGCTCGAGGCGGTCTTCGCGCTGCAGGAGCTGGCCGACGAGGCGGGGCTGTCGCTGATCCACCTCGCCCTCGGCTTCGTGCTCGCGCACCCGGGGGTGTCCTCGGCCATCATCGGCCCGCGGACCCTCGAGCAGCTCGAGTCGCAGCTCGGCGTGGAGAAGGTCGTGCTGCCGTCCGACGTGCTCGACCGGATCGACGAGATCGTCCCCCCCGGCACCACGCTCAACGAGGCAGACCGGGGTTACGCACCGCCGGCCCTCGTCGAGGCGGCGCTCCGGCGCCGCTGATCGCGCGCGCCGCCCGGCCCCGAGGGGAGGGCCGGGCGGCGGGTCGCGGGGGAGCGGGCGACGGCAGGTGTTCCAATAATGGAGCAGTCACTCTAGTATCCCGAGCATGACCGTCGCTGCCGGACCCGTCGACCAGGCGTCGCGGTCGCTGGGACCGGACCTCGCGCGCGGCGTCATGCTGCTCGCGATCGCACTGGCCAATTCGCACTACTTCCTCGAGGGGTCGTCGTACCTCGGCGGCTACCCGCTCGACCAGGGTCCGCTCGACCGGGCGGTCGCGTGGGCGACCACGACGTTCGTCGATGGTCGGGCCTTCCCGATGTTCGGCCTGCTCTTCGGCTACGGCGTCAGCCAGATCGTGCGGCGGCAGGGCGACGCCAGGCCCCGGGACGTACGTCGCCTGCTCTGGCGCCGCGCCGGCGTCCTGGTCTGCGTCGGATTCCTGCACGCGGTGCTGCTCTTCGTGGGCGACATCCTCGCCGCCTACGGGGTGCTCCTCCTGGTCGGTGCCTGGGCCGTGCGGTGGAAGGACGGATGGCTGCTCGGCGTCGCAGCCGCCTTCCTCGTGCTCGTCGCGCTGCCCGACGACGGCGCCCTGGGGGACGCCACCGGGGGGCCGGACGTCGCAACGATGCTGCCGACCGGCCTCGTCACGATGGTGGTCGACCGCGCCACCGCGTCGGGCTTCATCGCCCTTCTGGGACCGGTCGGCTTCGCGTGCCCCTTCCTGGTCGGCCTGTGGGCCGGCCGCCGCCGGTTGCTCGAGCCGCCGTCGCCCGAGGCGCGGGCCAGGCGGGCCCGTGGCCTCCTCGTCGTCGGCCTGACGGGTGTTGCCGCGGCCGTCGTCGGCGCCCAGCCGCTCGCCCTGCTCCAGCTCGACGGCCGGGTGCCGGGCGGTGCCACCGTCTCCGGGCCGGCCGCGCTCCACGACGCGACCGGGGTCCTGGGCGGCTTCGGCTATGCGGCCCTGATCGCGCTGGTCGCGCTGCGCCTCGAGGAGACCGGGCGCGCGCAGGGGAGGACGGTGCTGGCCCTGCAGGCCGTCGGCCAACGGTCCATGACGTGCTACCTCGCGCAGTCGGTGGTGTGGACGCTGGCCTTCACTCCTGTGCTGCTCGGGCTCTCCGACGACCTGACCATCGCCGCCAACGCGGTGCTCGCCGTCCTCACCTGGCTGCTCACGGTGGCGCTCGCCGACTGGATGCGCCGGACCGGCAGGCGCGGACCGTTCGAGGTGCTCGTCAGGCAGGTGACCTACCGCTGACCTCCGGACGCGCCGCGGCCCGGGCACCGACCACCACCCCGAGCACGCCGATGACGACCGCGAGGGCGTAGACCACCGAGAAGGGATCGACGTCGGCGCGCACCGCAGCGGCGTAGGCGATGCCGCTCACCGACAGCGCCAGCGCGGCGCCCAGCGAGTCGGCGACGGTGAGGGCCGAGGAGTTGAAGCCACGGTCCTCGTCGGTGGCCGAGGCGAGCATCGCCACGCCCGTGCGGGGATAGGCGAAGCCCATGCCGATGCTGGCGAGGACGTAGGCCGCGATGGGAGCCGGCGCCGGGACGCCCGTGCCCCTGGAGCGGAGCCAGACGAGGGCCGCGATGCCCGCGACACCGAGCAGCACGACGCTCGTGCCGAACCGGAACGCGGCGCCGTGCGAGACGCGCTCACCCAGGCGCGAGGAGACCTGGCTGGACGCCGCCCACACCACGCCGACGAGGGTCAGGGCGATGCCGGCCTGGCCGGGAGTGAGGTCCCACCGCTCCTGGAGGACGTAGACGATGTAGGCCTCGGCGCAGAAGAACGAGGCGGCGAGCAGGCCGCGGGTGGCGATCACGGCCGGCAGGCCGCGCCCGCCGGTGAGCGTTCCCGCGGGCAGCAGCGGGCGGACGCCGACGACGACCAGCACGAACGCGAGCGCCGCGGCCACCAGGGTGGCACCGGTCCCGGAGCCGAGCAGCTCGAGCGCGAGCACCGCTGCGGCGGCGAGCACCGCCCAGCCGAGGCGGGACAGGGACGCCGCGCCCGGCTCCGCGGGGGCGGGCTGCCGCCGGGCGGTGGGGGTCACCAGGACCGCCGACACCGCGACCAGGAACACGATCCCCAGGAAGACCCACCGCCAGCCGACCGCGTGCGCGACGAACGCGGCCACCCCGGGTCCGAACAGGGCCGGCAGGACCCATGCGGCGGCGAAGGCGGCGAAGATGGCGCCGCGGAGCCGGGCGGGGTAGACCAGCCCGACCAGCACGTAGGCCACGACGATCATCGCGCCGCTGCCCAGCCCTTGCACGATGCGCCCCACGACGAAGAGCTCCATCGCCGGTGCCGTCCCGCACACGAGGAGGCCGAGCGAGAAGGTCACCAGCGAGGCCAGCAGCGGCTGGAACGGACCGCGGCGGTCGGCCCACATGCCCGCAGCCACCATGCCGACGACGCCGCTGGCGAAGGGGGCGGCGAACGCGAGGGCGTAGTAGTCGAAGCCGTCGAGGCTGCGCGCGACGGTCGGCATCACGGTGGTCACCGCCATCGCCTCGAAGGCGGCGAACGCGATGAGGGAGAACAGGCCGACCGTCGTGGCGGCGTAGGCCGGGGAGAGGATCCGCTCGCGCGGCTCGTCGGTGCCCGGCGTGGTGCTGGTGCTCACTCGGTGACGGTAGGGCCTGCCGTGCACACGAGGTCAACCGGGTTGTGCTCCGGAATAATCGCGGCGTCGCGGACGCTGCGCCGACAGTGACTGCTCTCTCCGTGCTCGACCTCGTGCCCGTCCGCAGCGACCAGACCACCGGTGACGCCATCGCCGCCTCGCGCGACCTCGTCCGCGTCGCCGACGACCTCGGCTACCGCCGCTTCTGGGTCGCCGAGCACCACAACATGCCGGCCGTCGCCGCCACCAACCCGCCCGTCCTCATCGCGATGCTCGCCTCCGCGACCGAGCGCATCCGGGTCGGCTCGGGCGGCGTGATGCTGCCCAACCACGCGCCGTTGGTCGTCGCCGAGCAGTTCGCCCTGCTCGAGGCCGCCTTCCCCGGCCGCATCGACCTGGGCATCGGCCGGGCCCCCGGCACCGACCCGCTCACCAGGTACGTCCTGCGCGGCGGGAGCGCGGAGTCCGCCGACGAGGCGGTCACCAAGTTCCCCGACTACGTCGAGGACATCCGCACCCTGATGACCACCGAGGGCGTGGAGCTCCAGGTCGGCCCGCGCCGCCAGCCGCTCCGCGCGACCCCCGCGGCCCGCACGCTGGCCGACATGTGGCTGCTCGGCTCGAGCGACTACTCGGCCCGCCTGGCCGCCGAGAAGGGCTTGCCCTACGTCTTCGCGCACCACTTCTCGGGGGAGGGCACGGGCGTGGCGCTCGACCTCTACCGCTCGTCCTACCGCCCGTCGCCGGAGTATCCCGAGCCCCGCACGTTCCTGACCGTCAACGCCGTCGTGGCCGAGACCGAGGAGGAGGCGCGCCGCCGCGCGCTGCCCAACGTGCAGCAGATGATCGCGCTGCGCACCGGCGCCCCCCTGCACGCCCAGCGGCTCGTCGAGGAGGCCGAGGCGGTCGAGCTGACGCCCGACCAGCGCGCGCTCGCCGAGGCGATGGCGCGGCGTTGGATCGTCGGCGCCCCCGAGCAGGCGCGCGCCCGGATCGAGGAGCTCGCCCAGGAGTTCGGCGTCGACGAGGTGATGGTGCACCCGGTCGCGGGCGCCGCGGCCGGCACCGACGTACGCACCTCGCCGGCGCGCGAGGAGACGCTGCGGCTGCTCGTCGGCTGAGGGCCCTCAGTGCCGCTTCTCGAGCCCGACCGCCTCGCGCAGGTCCTCGACCGCGCCACGGAGACCGGGGTCGTCGGCGGCGCGTGAGTCCATCAGCGCGGCCATCGCCTCGGCGATCACGTTGAGCTTCTCCTGCATGGCCTCGGTGTTGCGACGCCCGGCGTTCTCCAACAGCACGAGCAGCAGCAGTGAGAGGACCGCACCGAAGGTGTGGATCGCCAGCTCCCACTTGGTGGTGCTCGACCAGAACGGATAGCTCGCCGCCCAGATCACCACGACCGCCACGACGACGGCGAAGAACGGCGCCCGGCTGATGGCCCTGGTCGACAGCTCGACGAACCGCTCGAAGGGGTCGAGCCCGTCGTGCTGCTTGCGGCTCTCCGCCGCCTCGGTGCGCTCCATGGACGGAACCTAGCGGGTCGGATCGGCCCCGGACCCCTCCCCCGAGGAGGTCCGGGGCCCTTCTCCTGCCCGAGGCCCGCGCTCAGACGAGCGCGAGTCCCGCGGCAGGCGTCACCCGCGCCGCCCGGCGCGCGGGCACGACGCAGGCGGCCAACCCGGCGAGGGCCGCGACCAGCGCGACGGCTCCGAGCTGCCACACCGGGACGGTGAACCCGGCGCCGTCGACGACCCCGGCCACCATGACCTGCACCCCGACCCAGGCGAAGGCCAGGCCGATCGCGAGGCCCATCAGCGTCGCCACCGACGACAGGAGCAGGCCCTCGGCCGCCATCGCGCGGCGCAGCTGCTCGCGCGTGAGTCCCATCGCCCGCAGCAGCGCGTTCTCCCGGCCGCGCTCGAGCACCGAGAGCCCCAGCGTGTTGGCGATGCCGACCAGCGCGATGAGGATCGCCACGGCCATCAGGCCGACGACGGCACCGGTGAGGATGTCGACCTGGAGGTAGACCCAGCTGCGCTCGGTCCAGCCGCCGCCCAGGTCGGCGTCCGCCGCCCCGGCCAGCACCGCGAGGTCGCCCGACAGCTCATCCGCGTCGGCGCCGTCCGCGGCCCTGGCCCACACCGCCATCGCTCGCGCGTCGGGGTCGAGCGCTGCGAGCGTGGTGGCGGACACCAGGCCCGAGCGTCCCCAGCCGCTGTCGGTCCGCACCTCGAGGGTGTGCTCGCGGCCGCCGACCGTGACGGTCGCCTCCCCCTGCCCGGCGCGCTCGGACAGCCGTGCCGGAAGCTCCGCGACCACGCTGTGGGGCAGGAGCAGCACACCGTCGTCGGGCACCAGGTCGGCGGACCCGCGCACGACCCGGGTGCCGTCGTCCGCTGCGAGGAGGGTGAGCGCCACCTGTCCGATGGTGGCCGTGGTGCCGTCCAGCGCGACGGCTTCGGCGACCCCATCGGTGGCCGCGACCCGGTCGACGAGCGAGCCGTCCAGCGGCTCGTCGACCGCGGTGATGCTGGAGTCCAGCGGGTGCGAGTCGTCCATGTCCTGGTCGATCGCGGTGCGCGAGGAGGCCAGCCCCGTGAGGATCGCGGTCGTCAGGGTCACCCCGACGAGGAGCGAGGCGGCCGTGGTCGCCGTACGCCGCGGGTTGCGCACGGCGTTGCCGGTGGCGAGCCGGCGCACCGGCCCCCCGCCCGGCAGGGCGCCGGTGAGGCGGATCAGTCGCGGCACCAGCACCGGGCCGAGGAGGAGCACACCGACGAAGGCGAGCACGCCGCCGGCGAGCATCACCGGCACCGACTTCGTGGCGATCGCCGCCGCCAGCAGGACCCCGCCGGCCCCGATGCCGAGAGCGGCGAGGGCCAGGCGCCAGCGTCCGGCGGCCGACCGCACGTCCACGCCGGTGGCAGGTCGCAGGGCGGCGAGCGGGGCGACCCTCACGGCCGCGCGCGTCGGCAGCCAGGCGGCACCGAGCGTCACCAGGGTCCCCACCGCGAAGGCCGTGGCGGTCCAGACGGGGTCGAGCGCGGCCGGACCCATGTCGGTGAACCACCGGCGCACCAGCACGACGAGGCCGGCCCCGGCGAGCGTCCCGACGGCGACGCCGATCGCCGATGCGGCCACCCCCAGGACGAGGGCCTCGAGCCGGATCGCGCCTCGCAGCTGCCGGCGGGTGACGCCGACGCAGCGCAGCAGCGCGAAGTCGCGCATGCGCTGCGCGAAGAGGATGGCGAAGGTGTTGGTGATCACCAGCACGCCGACGAACAGCGCGATCGCGACGAACAGCAGCGCCATGATCGCGATGACGTCGACACCGCGGGTGATCTCGGCCTGGCGGGCGGCCGTCCAGTCGGACGAGGACGCGACCGTGGCGTCGGGAGCCACCTCGCGGGCCAGGTCCGCCGGGCCGTCCCACCCGACCGCGTCGATCCACAGCGTGTCCTCGAACCGCCGGAGGTCCTGCCACGGCACGTAGAGCGCGGCGCCGAGCGCCGCGGGGCTGTCCACCAGACCGACGATCTCGACGTCCGTCGCGGCAGACCCGCTGCCGATGCGGACCACGTCGCCGATGGCCATGCCCGCGGCCTTGCTCCGGTTGACGTCCGCCAGCGCCTCGCCGGCCTCCGCGGGGAACCGTCCGTCCTCGAGCTGCTGCCACTGCACGCGCGGGTCGAGGGACGCCTCCGCGATGTCCGCCGACGCCGCGAGCTGGACGCCGTCGCGCGCGACGGGCTCCATGGCGTAGCCGAGCGTCAGGACCGCGAAGCCGCCCTCGGCCGCGGCGTCCACGAGCCCGTTCACCTCGTCGGTGTCGTAGGTCGACACGACCCGGTCGACGCCCGCGACGGGCGCTCCGGTGTCCTCGGTCAGCCCGGACCGGGTGGCTCCGGTGAGCATCCCGATCACCACGATGAAGGCGACGCCGATGACGACGGCGAGCGACGCGGCGACGTACCTGCGGGTGTGGTGGCGCATCGACGCCAGGATCACGGTGCGCATCAGGCGCCCTTCCCGCGCAGTGCGGCGACCAGCTCGTCCTGGCCGGGGTCGGTGAGGTGGGCGGTGAGCGCGCCGTCGTGGATGACCACCACGTCGTCGGCGTAGGCCGCCGCGTCGAGCTCGTGGGTCACCAGGACGACCGTCATGCCGAGCTCGCGGACCGAGCGGCGCAGGTGATCGAGCACCTCGGCGCTGGCCTCGCTGTCGAGGTTGCCGGTGGGCTCGTCGGCGAAGACGATGGCAGGCTGGGTGACCAGGGCCCGAGCGATGGCGACGCGCTGCTGCTGGCCGCCGGAGAGCTGGCTGGGCAGGTGCCCGAGGCGGTCGGCGAGGCCGAGGACACCGACGACCTGGTCGTAGCGGTCGCGGTCGACGTCCCGGCCGGCGAGCTCGAGCGGGAGGACGATGTTCTGCCCGGCGGTGAGCATCGGCAGCAGGTTGAACGCCTGGAAGACGAAGCCGATGTGCTCGCGGCGGAAGAGGGTCAGGGCGGTGTCGTCGAGCCCGGCGAGGTCGCGTCCCGCGACGCTCACCGTGCCGCTCGTCGCGGCGTCGAGTCCGGCCAGGCAGTGCATCAGGGTCGACTTGCCGGAGCCGCTGGGGCCCATGATCGCGGTGAAGCGCCCGGCGGGCAGGTCGAGGTCGACGCCGCGCAGGGCGTGCACGGCGCTGTCGCCGGCTCCGTAGGTGCGGGTCAGCCCGCGGGCGCTCGCCGCCGTGCGGGTGGTCAGGTCGGGTGTCGTCGTCATGGGGACAACGCTCGTCGTTCGCGGCCCCCGGGTCGTCGGTCCCCGGCACGGACCTCCCGTCCCCCTGCGGTCGCACCCGGCGGGTCGGCGTACGACCGGGGGAGGACGCGGGGACGGGCTAGGGGGTGACCAGGCCCGACTCGTAGCCGAGCACCACGAGCTGCACGCGGTCGCGCGAGCCGGTCTTGGCCAGCACCCGGCCGACGTGGGTCTTCACGGTCGTCTCGGCGACGACGAGCGCGGCGGCGATCTCGGTGTTGCTGAGGCCGCGGGCGACCAGGGTCAGCACCTCGACCTCGCGGTCGGTGAGCTGTGCGAGTCGGTCGTCGACGAGCCCGGTCGTGGCAGGGTCGGGCAGCGCGGCGAAGTGGTCGAGCAGCCGGCGGGTGGTGCTCGGCGCGACGACGGCGTCGCCGGCCTGCACGGCCCGGATCGCGCCGAGGAGGTCGGGCGGGGCGGCGTCCTTGAGCAGGAACGCGGAGGCGCCGGCACGGATCGCGGCGAAGGCGTACTCGTCGAGGTCGAAGGTGGTCAGCACGATCACCCGCGGCGGCGCGGCGCCCGCCAGCAGCCGCCGGGTGGCCTCCACCCCGTCGACGCGGGGCATCCGGACGTCCATCAGCACCACGTCGGCGGCGGTGACCGCCAACCGCTCCAGCGCCTCGGCGCCGTCGCCCGCCTCGCCGACGACCTCCATGTCGTCCTGGCTCTCGACCAGCATGCGGAAGCCGGCGCGCACCATCTGCTGGTCGTCGACGAGGAAGACCCGGATCCGGTCGGCCGTGCGGTGCTCGCTCACAGCGGCAGCCTCGCAGACACCGCGAAGCCGCCGCCGGGCGCCGGGCCGGCCTCGAGGGTGCCGCCGTGGACGGCGGCGCGCTCGCGCATGCCGACCAGGCCCAGCCCACGTCCGTCGGCACCCGCCGCCGCACCCCGCCCGTCGTCACGCACGTCGATGGCGACCTCGCGGTCGACGGTGACCCGCACGTCCACGCTCGCGTTCGGTCCGGCGTGCTTGCGCACGTTGGTGAGCGCCTCCTGCACGATCCGGTAGGCCGCCAGCCCGACGCCGTCGGGCACCTCGGGCACCTCGGCCACCCGGTCGGGGAGGTCGGCGGTGACCCGCATGCCGGCGGTGCGCGCCTCCTCGACCAGGTGGCGCACGTCGCCGAGCCCGGGCTGCGGCGCCACGCCCGTGTCGCCCTCGCGTAGCAGCCCCAGCAGGCGGCGCATCTCGGTCAGCGCCTCGCGGCCCGCGGCGGCGATCGTCTCGAGGGTGGCGACCGCCACGCCGGGGTCCTTCGCCGCGGCGTAGCGGGCGCCGTCGGCCTGCACGACGATCACCGACAGCCCATGGGCGACGACGTCGTGCATCTCGCGGGCGATGCGCGAGCGCTCGTCGCGGGCGGCGAGCTCGACCTCGCGCTCGGCCATCCGCTCGGCCTGCTCGGCGCGCGCGACCAGCGAGGCGACGTACCTCTCCCGCTCCTGGGCGGCGAAGCCCAGCGCCCAGGCGGTCGTGACGAGAGCGCCGATAGTCACGGCGTAGGGGACGATGTTGCCGGCGGTCAGCTCGCCGCCGAAGCCCAGGGTCCAACGGACCGCCGCGACCAGCGAGGCGGCGTAGCCGACGAGCAGCGCCGTCACCCCCTGCCAGCGCGGCGACCAGCGAGCCACGGCGTAGACGGCGATGGGGAACGCGAGCTGGCCGACGACCGGCTCGTGGTAGGCCACGGCCTGCACCGCGGACGCCGTGGCCACCGCGAGGAACACCCCCCAGGCGCGGGTGCGGCGCCAGAGCAGCGGGACCACCTCGGCGGTCGTGAGGAGCGCGGCCACCGGCTCCCCGACGGCGAGGTGGGCGACCATCCCGAGCACCACCAGCCCGCCGACGA
The sequence above is drawn from the Nocardioides sp. zg-1228 genome and encodes:
- a CDS encoding aldo/keto reductase: MSFDHYRPLGRTGVQVSPLTLGAMMFGAWGNPDHDESIAIIHRALDAGINVIDTADVYARGESEEIVGKALKARTGSRDDVFLATKFHGTMHDEDPNQAGNSRRWIIREVEHSLRRLQVDHIDLYQVHRPRPEVDIDETLGALTDLVRQGKVRYIGTSTFLPSQVVEAQWVAERRNRERPVTEQPPYSILAREVERDILPTAQKYGLGVLPWSPLAGGWLSGRYRRGEDPAVTSSRLRRQPARHDPSSPENKVKLEAVFALQELADEAGLSLIHLALGFVLAHPGVSSAIIGPRTLEQLESQLGVEKVVLPSDVLDRIDEIVPPGTTLNEADRGYAPPALVEAALRRR
- a CDS encoding DUF418 domain-containing protein; translation: MTVAAGPVDQASRSLGPDLARGVMLLAIALANSHYFLEGSSYLGGYPLDQGPLDRAVAWATTTFVDGRAFPMFGLLFGYGVSQIVRRQGDARPRDVRRLLWRRAGVLVCVGFLHAVLLFVGDILAAYGVLLLVGAWAVRWKDGWLLGVAAAFLVLVALPDDGALGDATGGPDVATMLPTGLVTMVVDRATASGFIALLGPVGFACPFLVGLWAGRRRLLEPPSPEARARRARGLLVVGLTGVAAAVVGAQPLALLQLDGRVPGGATVSGPAALHDATGVLGGFGYAALIALVALRLEETGRAQGRTVLALQAVGQRSMTCYLAQSVVWTLAFTPVLLGLSDDLTIAANAVLAVLTWLLTVALADWMRRTGRRGPFEVLVRQVTYR
- a CDS encoding MFS transporter, which translates into the protein MSTSTTPGTDEPRERILSPAYAATTVGLFSLIAFAAFEAMAVTTVMPTVARSLDGFDYYALAFAAPFASGVVGMVAAGMWADRRGPFQPLLASLVTFSLGLLVCGTAPAMELFVVGRIVQGLGSGAMIVVAYVLVGLVYPARLRGAIFAAFAAAWVLPALFGPGVAAFVAHAVGWRWVFLGIVFLVAVSAVLVTPTARRQPAPAEPGAASLSRLGWAVLAAAAVLALELLGSGTGATLVAAALAFVLVVVGVRPLLPAGTLTGGRGLPAVIATRGLLAASFFCAEAYIVYVLQERWDLTPGQAGIALTLVGVVWAASSQVSSRLGERVSHGAAFRFGTSVVLLGVAGIAALVWLRSRGTGVPAPAPIAAYVLASIGMGFAYPRTGVAMLASATDEDRGFNSSALTVADSLGAALALSVSGIAYAAAVRADVDPFSVVYALAVVIGVLGVVVGARAAARPEVSGRSPA
- a CDS encoding LLM class flavin-dependent oxidoreductase, encoding MTALSVLDLVPVRSDQTTGDAIAASRDLVRVADDLGYRRFWVAEHHNMPAVAATNPPVLIAMLASATERIRVGSGGVMLPNHAPLVVAEQFALLEAAFPGRIDLGIGRAPGTDPLTRYVLRGGSAESADEAVTKFPDYVEDIRTLMTTEGVELQVGPRRQPLRATPAARTLADMWLLGSSDYSARLAAEKGLPYVFAHHFSGEGTGVALDLYRSSYRPSPEYPEPRTFLTVNAVVAETEEEARRRALPNVQQMIALRTGAPLHAQRLVEEAEAVELTPDQRALAEAMARRWIVGAPEQARARIEELAQEFGVDEVMVHPVAGAAAGTDVRTSPAREETLRLLVG
- a CDS encoding low affinity iron permease family protein is translated as MERTEAAESRKQHDGLDPFERFVELSTRAISRAPFFAVVVAVVVIWAASYPFWSSTTKWELAIHTFGAVLSLLLLVLLENAGRRNTEAMQEKLNVIAEAMAALMDSRAADDPGLRGAVEDLREAVGLEKRH
- a CDS encoding FtsX-like permease family protein, with product MRTVILASMRHHTRRYVAASLAVVIGVAFIVVIGMLTGATRSGLTEDTGAPVAGVDRVVSTYDTDEVNGLVDAAAEGGFAVLTLGYAMEPVARDGVQLAASADIAEASLDPRVQWQQLEDGRFPAEAGEALADVNRSKAAGMAIGDVVRIGSGSAATDVEIVGLVDSPAALGAALYVPWQDLRRFEDTLWIDAVGWDGPADLAREVAPDATVASSSDWTAARQAEITRGVDVIAIMALLFVAIALFVGVLVITNTFAILFAQRMRDFALLRCVGVTRRQLRGAIRLEALVLGVAASAIGVAVGTLAGAGLVVLVRRWFTDMGPAALDPVWTATAFAVGTLVTLGAAWLPTRAAVRVAPLAALRPATGVDVRSAAGRWRLALAALGIGAGGVLLAAAIATKSVPVMLAGGVLAFVGVLLLGPVLVPRLIRLTGALPGGGPVRRLATGNAVRNPRRTATTAASLLVGVTLTTAILTGLASSRTAIDQDMDDSHPLDSSITAVDEPLDGSLVDRVAATDGVAEAVALDGTTATIGQVALTLLAADDGTRVVRGSADLVPDDGVLLLPHSVVAELPARLSERAGQGEATVTVGGREHTLEVRTDSGWGRSGLVSATTLAALDPDARAMAVWARAADGADADELSGDLAVLAGAADADLGGGWTERSWVYLQVDILTGAVVGLMAVAILIALVGIANTLGLSVLERGRENALLRAMGLTREQLRRAMAAEGLLLSSVATLMGLAIGLAFAWVGVQVMVAGVVDGAGFTVPVWQLGAVALVAALAGLAACVVPARRAARVTPAAGLALV
- a CDS encoding ABC transporter ATP-binding protein: MTTTPDLTTRTAASARGLTRTYGAGDSAVHALRGVDLDLPAGRFTAIMGPSGSGKSTLMHCLAGLDAATSGTVSVAGRDLAGLDDTALTLFRREHIGFVFQAFNLLPMLTAGQNIVLPLELAGRDVDRDRYDQVVGVLGLADRLGHLPSQLSGGQQQRVAIARALVTQPAIVFADEPTGNLDSEASAEVLDHLRRSVRELGMTVVLVTHELDAAAYADDVVVIHDGALTAHLTDPGQDELVAALRGKGA
- a CDS encoding response regulator transcription factor, translating into MSEHRTADRIRVFLVDDQQMVRAGFRMLVESQDDMEVVGEAGDGAEALERLAVTAADVVLMDVRMPRVDGVEATRRLLAGAAPPRVIVLTTFDLDEYAFAAIRAGASAFLLKDAAPPDLLGAIRAVQAGDAVVAPSTTRRLLDHFAALPDPATTGLVDDRLAQLTDREVEVLTLVARGLSNTEIAAALVVAETTVKTHVGRVLAKTGSRDRVQLVVLGYESGLVTP
- a CDS encoding histidine kinase; translation: MDQHPWRLGPRARRWLDVSIVGGLVVLGMVAHLAVGEPVAALLTTAEVVPLLWRRTRAWGVFLAVATASAVQAVAYHEPVVGQLAFPIAVYAVARWSPRWQGVTALLVGYAASLVAAVRWTLGFGGELTAGNIVPYAVTIGALVTTAWALGFAAQERERYVASLVARAEQAERMAEREVELAARDERSRIAREMHDVVAHGLSVIVVQADGARYAAAKDPGVAVATLETIAAAGREALTEMRRLLGLLREGDTGVAPQPGLGDVRHLVEEARTAGMRVTADLPDRVAEVPEVPDGVGLAAYRIVQEALTNVRKHAGPNASVDVRVTVDREVAIDVRDDGRGAAAGADGRGLGLVGMRERAAVHGGTLEAGPAPGGGFAVSARLPL